In Flavobacterium sp. GSB-24, the genomic window ATTCGTACCCATTATCCGACCTGGGCAACAAGAAATAACTATGAGTTTGAACTTCTCTATAAAAACAAAAACGAGAGATCTTTTCCGCCGGGATATAATATTTACACAAGATTGCTTGCCGAAACAGGTTTAATTGGAATTATTTTATTCTTAATGCTGCTTTATTTTTCTTTGCGAGAAGCCAGCTTACTGCTGAAAAAAGCAAAAGGTGATGAAAAGATTTTATTAATAATTATTTTGATTTCTCTTATCGGACTATATATAAATTGGCTTCAAATCGATACTTTTAGAATGTATGGCGTATGGCTGAATTTGGCTGTTTTGATTCGATTGAGATACAAACCATTAAACTTAAGAGATGAATAAAATTCTGGTTTTAATTCCATATTATAATAATATCGAAGGTTTGTTAAAATCTCTAAAATCAATAGATGCAGATGAAAATTTGGATGTATTAATTGTGGATGATGGAAGTACAATAAAATTGGAAAAAGAGCTGATTGATGGAAGTTTTAAAGCCAATGGAAAAATCCTTTATAAAATTTCAGAGAAGAATGAAGGAATAGAATCAGCACTGAATCATGGATTAAAAATAGCTCAGAGTCAACAATACCAATATATTGCGAGATTAGATTGCGGCGATGTTTGTTTGGGCAAAAGATTCCAAATTCAGTCTCAATTTTTAGAGAAAAACCCTGAAATTAAAATTGTCGGCTCCAACGTATTGGCTGTAGATTGTAACGATAAATTCTTATATGCAATTAATCTTCCTTTAAATCATGAAGATATAGAAAAGAAAATGTATTTCAATTCAATGCTTATACATCCCGCTATAATGTTTTCTAGTTCAATATTAGACACAATTGGTTATTATCCTACTCAATATAAATCTGCAGAAGATTATGCTTTTTTCTTCACTATTTCGAAGTATTATAAAATGGCAAATATTGCCGAATATCTCACTCAAATAGAGATTAACGAAAAAGGTATATCATTACAAAAGAGGAAACAACAAGTTTTAAGCAGAATTACTATAATAAAGCAGAATTTTTATTTTGGTTTTTATCCGATCTACGGATTAATTAGAAATTACATATTATTGATTCTTCCTTATCGTTTTATTTTGTTTCTAAAAAAAGTAAAAAAATGAAAAGCCTAATCAAGAAGGATCTATATAATTATACAGTTTACTTTATGATCTTAGTGCTTTTCTTTTCGAAAGCACTACCTAACATTGGTCTTATTGTATTAACAATTTTATTTTTTATAGACTTTGATTTTAAGGTATTTAAACCCAATTTTTCTGCAAAAAGTATTCTGTTGTTCTTGTTGCTTTATCTTATAATAAAATCGACATTTTATAATAATTTATCTTTGGACTTTAGGGTTTATAAAGGATTATTATTACTGTTTTGGATTTATATTCTGTTAAACAAAATTGAAGATATAAAAACTTTAAAAGCAGTTATTCTGATAGGGATTAATGCGTGTGTTTTAGTCTCTGTATTTTTAATATCGATATTCTTTTTTCAAACAGGAATTCTGCCTTTTTCTAATACAGCTGAGGTTAATAAGTTACTTCTTTTAGAGCGTCCGTATATTGGCTTTATTGCTGTGCTTGGTTTTTTGTTAGCATTAGAAAAAGCTATCAGCATATCGAAATGGCGTATTCTTTATATATTTAATTCAATCGCTTTATTAGCATTTATTTTATTGATATCAGCCAGAATTTCTATTATCACCATTTTTGTGATTGCTGGAATTTATTTTTTATTTTATTTTAAAGTAAAATGGTACAATAAGATTCTCTACGCTTTAGCATTAATAATTTTGTTTGCAAGTATAATTATATCCAATAAAAACATTCGCGAACGGTTTTTTATAAAAAATAATTTTGAAGAATCTTTACAGCAAGCTTCAGATTATGAGCCAAGAATTGTAATTTGGAATTGTGCCTATAAAATGACAAAGCTAGACGATTTTAACGCTCTAACAGGTTTTGATGGATATGAAACAATTAAAAATCATTTTCTTGATTGTTATGCATCAAGCATTGAAAATCAATCCAAAAAAGAATATTTTTTATCAGAAAAGTTCAATTCGCATAATCAATTCATTGACTTTTATTTAATAGGCGGCATTATAGCATTTCTTTTATTTATTGCTTTTTTTATTAAATTGTTTTTAGAAGTAAAATTGGATTTTTTTAAAATTGCGACAGCTATTTCTTTTTTGCTTTTTTTTATAGTAGAGAACATATTTTACCGACAATTTGGGTGCTATTTGTTTGGTATATTTATACTAATTTTGCTGCAGACAAAACCAAATGAAGAAAATTAAAATAGCACATGTTCTACATTCAGTAGGAGGAGTTGACGTTTCGTTGAGACAGATACTTCACAATCTAGATACTATAAATTTTGAAAATATTGTAATTCATAGTGATTCTGACATTAAGGATAATTTTGTAGATAAAGATTCTAAACCAGTTGTTGATTATCAGCTGCCAATTTACAGAGAGATTTCTTTTATTGATGATCTAAAAGCAATTTTAAAAGCTTGGAAAATTATTCGTAAAGAAAAACCAGATTTAATACACTCACATAGTACTAAAGGAGGTGTAATAGGCAGAGTTGTTGGTTTTTTAACAGGCATAAAAGTTTTGCATACGCCGCAGGCTTTTTCTTTTTTAAGTGCAGAGGGTAAAACTAAAAAAGCATTTTTTTTAAAAATCGAAAAATTGCTTTCAAAAGGAAATACAGTATTATTGGCTTCTTCACAATCCGAATTGAACAGAGCGATAAATGAAGTTGGTTTTCCAAAATCAAAAACAAATCTTTTTAACAATGCGATAGAACCAATCGATAAAATTTTAGAATTATCGATACCAAAAACATGGCCGGACCAATATCTTTGTACCGTAGGAAGACCATGTTATCAAAAAAATATTGAAGAATTAATAAATGTTCTACATGAAGTTAATAAAATAGAAGATGTACATTTGGTAATTTTAGGAGTAGGACATCATGCCGATCATCTTAAACAAGTGGAAAATTTAATTGCAAAACTAAATTTAAAAAACAACGTCACATTGTTGAACTGGACAACTAGAGAAGATGTTTTAAATATTATTAGTAAATCCAAAATTTATCTTTCTACTGCTAGATATGAAGGACTTCCTTATTCTATTATTGAAAGTTTAGCTTTGTCAATTCCGAGTGTGGTATCTGATTGTGATGGAAATAGGGATTTAATTATAAATGATTATAACGGTTATTGCATTAAAGAAAATAATACAATAGAGTTTAGTCAAAAAATTAGAATTTTACTTCAAGACGAAAAATTGTATAATGAGTTTTCAAAAAATGCAAAAGACACATTTGAAAAACACCACAACATTTATAAAAAAATAAAGGATCTGGAATCTATTTACAGAGAGCAATTAAAATAATATGAAAAGAATACTTATCACCGGAGCTGCAGGATTTCTAGGATCGCATTTATGTGACAGATTTATCAAAGAAGGATATTTTGTTATTGGAATGGATAATTTAATTACTGGAGATCTTAAAAATATCGAACACTTATTCAAGTTAGAAAACTTTGAGTTTTATCATCATGATATTACAAAATTTGTTCATGTTCCAGGTGATTTAGATTATATTTTGCATTTTGCTTCGCCGGCAAGTCCGATCGATTATTTAAAAATTCCAATTCAGACTTTAAAAGTAGGATCTCTTGGAACGCATAATTTATTAGGATTGGCGAGAGTAAAAAAAGCACGAATTTTAATTGCGTCAACATCTGAAGTTTATGGAGATCCGTTAGTGCATCCGCAGACCGAAGAATATTACGGAAACGTAAATACAATTGGACCTCGAGGTGTTTATGATGAAGCAAAACGTTTCCAAGAATCTATAACAATGGCATATCATACTTTTCACGGAGTAGAAACCAGAATCGTGCGTATTTTTAATACTTATGGACCAAGAATGCGATTAAACGATGGTCGTGTAATTCCGGCATTCATCGGTCAGGCTTTACGTGGTGAAGATTTAACGATTTTTGGCGATGGTTCACAAACGCGTTCTTTCTGTTATGTAGACGATCAAGTTGAAGGTATTTTTAGATTATTACATTCAGATTATGTATATCCAGTAAATATTGGAAATCCAGATGAAATTACGATTAAAGATTTTGCAGAAGAAATTATAAAACTGACCGGAACAAACCAGAAAGTAGTATATCATCCATTACCAATAAATGATCCATTACAACGTCAGCCAGACACGACAAAAGCAAAAGAATTGTTAGGCTGGGAAGCAAAAGTAAGTCGTTCTGAAGGAATGAAAATCACTTACGATTATTTCAGGTCACTTTCGAAAGAAGAACTTTCAAAAGAAGAACACAAAGATTTTTCGAGTTATATAAAATAAAAAAAGGGGAAATATTCTAATAATATTTCCCCTTTTTCATTTATAATATTTTGCTTAAAAAGCATCATTCTCAATTAGATTTTTCATTTGCTGATCCAGATTAAAATTGCTTTTTGCATGCAGAAAAATTGTCTTTTTCATGCTTTGAATTTTATCTTTTCCAGTTGCTGAAATCTTTTGCAAAGCGACGTTTAAACCTTCAAAATCCTCCACAGGAACAACCCAGCCTAAATTATTTTCCTCGACAATTGATTCTCCTTCGCCACCACCAAAATAAAGAATAGGAAATCCTAAAGCGCTGTATTCAAATATTTTTGAAGGAACAGAACCGTAAATTCTTGTTTTTAGAGGAACAAGAGCAATGTCTAAACTCATCAGTTTTTCGTGCAGGACATTTCGGTCTAACATTCCGTGAAAGATAATTTTCTGCATCGGATTCTCATTCATATAATTTACGATTTGGGCTTTCTCGGCACCATCTCCAAAAATATGCAATTCGATATTCAGATTTTCTAAATTCAATTGTTGAATGAGCTCAAAAACGCCCTGAGCAACTCCTAACAATCCGGCATAAAACAATTTTATTGGTTCGTTAGAATTATCGTTTTCAGGAATAACATTTTCTATAAAATGATCTGGATAATTGCGATATAAAAAGCATTTCTTTTTTGGAAAAATAGAATGAATATGATCAATAATTTCATTAGACTGACCAAAAATATGCGTTGCTTTTTTGTAAATAAAACGTTCTATAAAAAGAAGCATTTTATGCGAAATACTGTTTTTCTTCAAAACCTGAAGTTCAATGGCAGCAGTTGGCCAAAGATCTGAAACATTCAAAATTATTTTTTTCCTTTTGATCCATAGAGCAAAAACAGAAACAAAAGACAACAGCAACGGCGGCGATTGTACAATTACTTTTTTAGGTGTTTTAGCAAATAATAAATAAAAAAACAAAACACTTGAAAACGATAATGTCGAAACAATTCTTTTAAAAATGTTAGAGCTGTTGCTTGGATAAATCCAAAGACGTTTTAAAGTAATATTCTGAATTTTTTCTGTAACCGAAAATTTGCCTTTATATTCTGGAAAAAGTTCGCCTTTTGGGTAATTTGGAAGAGGAGAAATCACCGAAACTTCATATCCGTTTTGGTTTAATTTCAAAGCCAATTGTTCAATTCGATTAGCAGCTGCACCTTTTTCAGGAGGATAATAATTGGATATAATTAAAATGTCGTTCATTATTTCTTTTCCAATAAAATTGAAACAATTCTCTCAGAAGCTTTTCCATCCCATAATTCTGGAATACCGCTTTTTCTGGCACCGTTTTGTAAAAATGAACCAAAAACCTTTTGCAGATTTTTTAAAGATGTTCCCACAATGGTATTAGAACCAATAGTTTCTGTTTCAGGTCTTTCAGTATTATCACGCATAGTAAAACATGGAATTCCAAGAACAGTTGTTTCTTCAGAAATTCCACCGCTGTCTGTAATAACGGCAAAACTGTTTTTGATTAAATACATGAAATTTAAATAACCTTGAGGCGAAACAAAAATGATGTTTTTAAACTCGATTTTGCTTTCACTCAAAATTGCCTGCGTTCTTGGGTGAATTGGGAAAATTATTTTTTTGTCATTCACTAATAAATCAATTCCGTAAAGTAAATCAATAAGTGATGAAACTTCGTCAACGTTTGCAGGACGATGCAACGTTAAAATGATATAGTTTTTCTCTTGTAATTGATGTTCCTTCCAAAAATCTGGCGCTGTAATTCTGTTGATATTTTGATATAAAGTATCGATCATCACATTCCCCACAAAATGCACATTTTCTGGATCTGAACCTAACTTTAATAAATTTTCTGAAGCTGATGTTGAGGTTGTAAAAAAGTAATCAGTAATACTGTCCGTCAGCATTCTATTGATTTCTTCGGGCATTGTTAAATCTCCAGAACGAATTCCGGCTTCGACATGTGCAACTTTTGTATTACATTTTTTTGCCACGATAGAGCAGGCCATTGTTGAGTTTACATCGCCTACAACTAAAACCAAATCACAAGGATTTTGAAGTAATTCTTTTTCGAAAGCAATCATAATTGCTGCAGTCTGTTCGGCCTGAGAACCGCTTTTTACTTCTAAATTAACATCTGGCTGAGGAATATTTAATTCCTCAAAAAAAGTATCACTTAAGTTTTTATCATAATGCTGACCAGTGTGAACCAAACGAAATGAAACATCAAAACCCTCATTCTGCTTACTTTTCACAGCATTAATAATCGGGGCTATTTTTATGAAGTTTGGCCGTGCACCTGCAATAATGGTAATTTTCATAGATTCTTTCTAAAAACTTTCTTTGGCAAAAGTAAAGTTTAAATTGGATTCTAGATAGTTTGAAAGATTTTCTTCTAAGTGTAGATGTGATTTTTTGGAGAATCTCGTAAATTAATCTAATCAGAATTGGAGGTCACAATTTGTGACTTCCAATTATTTAATTTTTGGACTCTTTAAAATCACAATTTGTAATCTTAAAGAATGCTGTTCATTTTCAGTAAGTTTAAAGTTAAGTTTTTAAATCTTGAAGTCGCAATTTGCGACTTCAAGATTTAAAAACTTATTTTTTGTATCCTATTTTGACTCTTTTATTTTCATTTTCTTTTTTCTCCGTTAATTCATCTAAATAAGAAAAAACCAATTCAATATTTTTATCATGATTTTCTAACTTCTTCTGAATCTGAAGAATATCAACTTTAATTTCAGTTGTATCTAAAAGCATTTGTCTCACTTTCGTGAATATACGCATGATTTGAATATTGGTTTGAATTGCTTTGTCACTTTTTAGAACGCTAGATAGCATTAAAACGCCATGTTCAGTGAAAGCAAAAGGAAGATATTTTTGATATTTACCTCTTCCTTTCTCTAAGGTCACAAATTGTGACCTTAGAGAATCATATTCTGTTTTAATAAGTTCAAACATGAAATCTTCTGGAAATCTCGATAAGTTCCTTTTAACGGATTGTTTTAAAACTTTAGTTTCTATTCCATAAAGCAAAGCCAAATCACGATCCAGCATCACTTTTTGTCCGCGGATAAAATATATTTTATTAGAAATTGTTTCTTCAGAAAATAAAGATTGATCGTTCATGAGTTTTTAAATAAAAAAACAAATGTAAGATTTTATTTATATTATAAATGCGATTTAAATTGTTTTAGCTTCCCGCGATTGGTTCTTTCTAAAACCGTTTTTCGGGTAAAAGTGAAGTTTAAATTGGGTTCTAAATATAAATCAATCGCGTCTTTTATTTTTTGAATTTGTGCCGAATCCAATTCTTTTTCAGCAACATATTCAATTTCAAAAGTATCTAAATGAGTTTGTTTGATAATAAATTCCTTTACGTTTCCATCATCTTCAATAATGCTTTTGGTAACGTAATAAAAGGTTAAGCCTGGAGATTTTTTACCGCTTGGTAAAATCGCAACGTCATTGGTTCGTCCAATTAATTTTTTTAAAATTGGTTTTTTAGCAGTACTTTTTTCATCAAGAATTCCGATGTCGCCAATTTCATATCTGATAAAAGGATTTGCTTTGTTGAATAGTGAAGTAATGACAAGTCGGCCTTCTTCCCCGTAAGGGAGAACTTTATCATTTTCATCTAAAATTTCGACAAAAAGTGTTTCAGAATTTATCTGCCATTCTCCCTCAGGATTTTCAAAAGCAATTAAATCCAATTCGGACGCTCCATATTCGCTGATAATCGGAATTCCGAATTGTTTTTCTAACAGTTTTTTATCTGTTTCAAAAAGCATTTCCGAAGTGAGAAAACAAGCTTTTAAAGTTGGGCAGACTTTGTTTAAAATGATATCTTTCTTTTCCAGATATTTCGCAAATAAAACAATAGAACTTGTATAACCATTAATATAATCGAATTTTTTCGATTTGAATTTTTCTAGAAATTTTTCGAGAATCTCATCAGATAAATCAAAAACGGGAAATCGGAAACGATGTGTCATGAAGTCCTTAATACGCTCTTTTTGATATCCAATAAAATCCATCGGAATGCCATAAAAGCGTGCCTGATAAGAATGGTTAAAATCAATTCCAAACCATCCAAAACGCATCATGATTGAAGACCAGGTTAAAGCGTGCGAATATTTATCTTTGGCAAAAACAAAAGGCGTTCCGCTTGATCCGGAAGTTTTGTTGAGGTAAATGTTTTTCTTTGAATAACCGTTTGAAAGTCTTTCTTCAAGCGGTTTTTGTAGATTTTGTTTATTTAAAATTGGCAGATCTTCCCAGTTTTGAATATCTGTATTTCCGACTAATTTCTGGTAAAAAGAATTATTTTTTAAATGAAAATCAACAATTTCCTTTTTTTTATTTTCAAGGAACAAAGCATATTCTTCTTCGGATAAATTCACGATTCGATCCAATTCTACTTTCGCTTTCTTTATCGGAAAGCCGTTCAATCGAAGGGAAAAATCAAAAAGACGAATCATTTTAAGGATAATTTTCATCAAAAATAATATTTACCAATTACTAACAGAGAAGAATCACGAACTTTTTAAGATTTAATTATTTTTTACGTTCAAAAGCAATTATTTTTGCACCACAACTAAATACAACAACACCATGACAATTTTACTATTGGGATCGGGCGGAAGGGAGCATGCATTTGCATGGAAAATGACTCAGA contains:
- a CDS encoding glycosyltransferase; the encoded protein is MNKILVLIPYYNNIEGLLKSLKSIDADENLDVLIVDDGSTIKLEKELIDGSFKANGKILYKISEKNEGIESALNHGLKIAQSQQYQYIARLDCGDVCLGKRFQIQSQFLEKNPEIKIVGSNVLAVDCNDKFLYAINLPLNHEDIEKKMYFNSMLIHPAIMFSSSILDTIGYYPTQYKSAEDYAFFFTISKYYKMANIAEYLTQIEINEKGISLQKRKQQVLSRITIIKQNFYFGFYPIYGLIRNYILLILPYRFILFLKKVKK
- a CDS encoding O-antigen ligase family protein — translated: MKSLIKKDLYNYTVYFMILVLFFSKALPNIGLIVLTILFFIDFDFKVFKPNFSAKSILLFLLLYLIIKSTFYNNLSLDFRVYKGLLLLFWIYILLNKIEDIKTLKAVILIGINACVLVSVFLISIFFFQTGILPFSNTAEVNKLLLLERPYIGFIAVLGFLLALEKAISISKWRILYIFNSIALLAFILLISARISIITIFVIAGIYFLFYFKVKWYNKILYALALIILFASIIISNKNIRERFFIKNNFEESLQQASDYEPRIVIWNCAYKMTKLDDFNALTGFDGYETIKNHFLDCYASSIENQSKKEYFLSEKFNSHNQFIDFYLIGGIIAFLLFIAFFIKLFLEVKLDFFKIATAISFLLFFIVENIFYRQFGCYLFGIFILILLQTKPNEEN
- a CDS encoding glycosyltransferase, with amino-acid sequence MKKIKIAHVLHSVGGVDVSLRQILHNLDTINFENIVIHSDSDIKDNFVDKDSKPVVDYQLPIYREISFIDDLKAILKAWKIIRKEKPDLIHSHSTKGGVIGRVVGFLTGIKVLHTPQAFSFLSAEGKTKKAFFLKIEKLLSKGNTVLLASSQSELNRAINEVGFPKSKTNLFNNAIEPIDKILELSIPKTWPDQYLCTVGRPCYQKNIEELINVLHEVNKIEDVHLVILGVGHHADHLKQVENLIAKLNLKNNVTLLNWTTREDVLNIISKSKIYLSTARYEGLPYSIIESLALSIPSVVSDCDGNRDLIINDYNGYCIKENNTIEFSQKIRILLQDEKLYNEFSKNAKDTFEKHHNIYKKIKDLESIYREQLK
- a CDS encoding UDP-glucuronic acid decarboxylase family protein yields the protein MKRILITGAAGFLGSHLCDRFIKEGYFVIGMDNLITGDLKNIEHLFKLENFEFYHHDITKFVHVPGDLDYILHFASPASPIDYLKIPIQTLKVGSLGTHNLLGLARVKKARILIASTSEVYGDPLVHPQTEEYYGNVNTIGPRGVYDEAKRFQESITMAYHTFHGVETRIVRIFNTYGPRMRLNDGRVIPAFIGQALRGEDLTIFGDGSQTRSFCYVDDQVEGIFRLLHSDYVYPVNIGNPDEITIKDFAEEIIKLTGTNQKVVYHPLPINDPLQRQPDTTKAKELLGWEAKVSRSEGMKITYDYFRSLSKEELSKEEHKDFSSYIK
- a CDS encoding glycosyltransferase family 4 protein, translated to MNDILIISNYYPPEKGAAANRIEQLALKLNQNGYEVSVISPLPNYPKGELFPEYKGKFSVTEKIQNITLKRLWIYPSNSSNIFKRIVSTLSFSSVLFFYLLFAKTPKKVIVQSPPLLLSFVSVFALWIKRKKIILNVSDLWPTAAIELQVLKKNSISHKMLLFIERFIYKKATHIFGQSNEIIDHIHSIFPKKKCFLYRNYPDHFIENVIPENDNSNEPIKLFYAGLLGVAQGVFELIQQLNLENLNIELHIFGDGAEKAQIVNYMNENPMQKIIFHGMLDRNVLHEKLMSLDIALVPLKTRIYGSVPSKIFEYSALGFPILYFGGGEGESIVEENNLGWVVPVEDFEGLNVALQKISATGKDKIQSMKKTIFLHAKSNFNLDQQMKNLIENDAF
- the wecB gene encoding UDP-N-acetylglucosamine 2-epimerase (non-hydrolyzing), with translation MKITIIAGARPNFIKIAPIINAVKSKQNEGFDVSFRLVHTGQHYDKNLSDTFFEELNIPQPDVNLEVKSGSQAEQTAAIMIAFEKELLQNPCDLVLVVGDVNSTMACSIVAKKCNTKVAHVEAGIRSGDLTMPEEINRMLTDSITDYFFTTSTSASENLLKLGSDPENVHFVGNVMIDTLYQNINRITAPDFWKEHQLQEKNYIILTLHRPANVDEVSSLIDLLYGIDLLVNDKKIIFPIHPRTQAILSESKIEFKNIIFVSPQGYLNFMYLIKNSFAVITDSGGISEETTVLGIPCFTMRDNTERPETETIGSNTIVGTSLKNLQKVFGSFLQNGARKSGIPELWDGKASERIVSILLEKK
- a CDS encoding ORF6N domain-containing protein encodes the protein MNDQSLFSEETISNKIYFIRGQKVMLDRDLALLYGIETKVLKQSVKRNLSRFPEDFMFELIKTEYDSLRSQFVTLEKGRGKYQKYLPFAFTEHGVLMLSSVLKSDKAIQTNIQIMRIFTKVRQMLLDTTEIKVDILQIQKKLENHDKNIELVFSYLDELTEKKENENKRVKIGYKK
- a CDS encoding phenylacetate--CoA ligase family protein → MIRLFDFSLRLNGFPIKKAKVELDRIVNLSEEEYALFLENKKKEIVDFHLKNNSFYQKLVGNTDIQNWEDLPILNKQNLQKPLEERLSNGYSKKNIYLNKTSGSSGTPFVFAKDKYSHALTWSSIMMRFGWFGIDFNHSYQARFYGIPMDFIGYQKERIKDFMTHRFRFPVFDLSDEILEKFLEKFKSKKFDYINGYTSSIVLFAKYLEKKDIILNKVCPTLKACFLTSEMLFETDKKLLEKQFGIPIISEYGASELDLIAFENPEGEWQINSETLFVEILDENDKVLPYGEEGRLVITSLFNKANPFIRYEIGDIGILDEKSTAKKPILKKLIGRTNDVAILPSGKKSPGLTFYYVTKSIIEDDGNVKEFIIKQTHLDTFEIEYVAEKELDSAQIQKIKDAIDLYLEPNLNFTFTRKTVLERTNRGKLKQFKSHL